One genomic segment of Hordeum vulgare subsp. vulgare chromosome 2H, MorexV3_pseudomolecules_assembly, whole genome shotgun sequence includes these proteins:
- the LOC123429566 gene encoding transcriptional regulatory protein AlgP-like: MAAKMLQLRSADGKVLVAPAWDYRPAASQALPLQMRVPSRALERVLQYWTKHSLAKATGESRESLARWDADFQRRLEEDGLAKEAAEAAQELRRHGVHRGGRPRRHAATAASDVAAPAKAARADPVRAWCGLVQHLRGVNPGERSPAPTASSAFGASDIAAAARPAPVTTLPAAAGTEAEPVGVRCATASRARGRQMAEDEDSACHHRKRPASKNCSSMPANANAAAPGVKKVSRPVASKACSFLGSTPLPAPATTVKMMTPAASTLRARRGMGELSCKIPKQNSAASRKEKQPIPCLSPVVLRLR; this comes from the coding sequence ATGGCGGCGAAGATGCTCCAGCTCCGCAGCGCCGACGGCAAGGTGCTTGTCGCCCCGGCGTGGGACTATCGCCCGGCCGCCTCCCAAGCCCTCCCGCTGCAGATGCGGGTCCCGTCGCGCGCCCTGGAGAGGGTGCTCCAGTACTGGACCAAGCACAGCCTGGCCAAGGCCACCGGTGAGTCCCGGGAGTCCCTCGCCCGCTGGGACGCCGACTTCCAGCGCCGTCTCGAGGAAGACGGCCTCGCCAAGGAAGCCGCCGAAGCAGCCCAAGAACTCCGCCGCCACGGCGTCCACCGTGGAGGGCGTCCACGTCGCCACGCCGCCACGGCCGCATCTGATGTCGCGGCTCCTGCTAAGGCCGCCCGTGCTGATCCCGTCCGCGCCTGGTGTGGACTCGTTCAGCACCTCAGGGGTGTCAACCCCGGAGAACGCAGCCCCGCCCCGACGGCGTCCAGCGCCTTCGGTGCCTCCGATATCGCCGCCGCCGCGCGCCCTGCGCCTGTCACCACCTTGCCAGCCGCTGCTGGTACTGaagctgaacctgttggtgtccgTTGCGCAACTGCATCTCGTGCCCGTGGACGCCAGATGGCTGAAGACGAGGACTCTGCTTGCCACCACCGCAAGCGCCCGGCTTCCAAGAACTGCTCTTCGATGCCTGCCAATGCCAATGCTGCTGCACCCGGTGTGAAGAAGGTCTCTCGTCCCGTCGCTTCCAAGGCTTGCTCCTTCCTCGGCTCTACACCACTTCCTGCCCCTGCCACTACTGTGAAGATGATGACTCCAGCAGCTTCAACTCTGCGCGCTAGAAGGGGCATGGGGGAGCTCAGCTGCAAGATTCCCAAGCAAAACTCTGCTGCATCAAGGAAGGAGAAGCAACCAATCCCTTGCTTGAGTCCAGTGGTATTGCGCCTTCGCTAG